The Microcoleus sp. AS-A8 genome has a segment encoding these proteins:
- a CDS encoding NYN domain-containing protein, producing MPRPSPQAILLVDGYNVIGSWSNLKAARDHDGLEAARHELVEALVNYSAFQGYETQVVFDAHAQNTPIYCEVLTTYLSVYYTDFGQTADTYIEKYCASFHHYKLCRPCNRLIVATSDRAQQLTVIGYGAEWMSSQQLANDVEFIARRTRRKQRTHKQSSSRFLFNSLDAQAQQRLAQWRKGTR from the coding sequence ATGCCCCGTCCCTCACCCCAGGCTATTTTACTGGTTGATGGCTACAACGTCATTGGCTCTTGGTCGAACCTGAAAGCGGCCCGCGATCATGATGGGCTAGAGGCAGCTCGTCATGAATTAGTAGAGGCGCTAGTGAACTACAGCGCCTTCCAGGGCTACGAAACTCAGGTTGTCTTTGATGCTCATGCTCAAAATACACCGATTTACTGTGAAGTCTTAACGACTTATTTGTCCGTTTACTATACAGATTTTGGACAGACAGCCGACACTTACATCGAAAAATATTGTGCCTCATTTCATCACTATAAACTTTGTCGTCCATGCAATCGGTTGATTGTCGCTACTTCTGATCGGGCGCAGCAGTTGACGGTGATCGGGTATGGAGCCGAGTGGATGTCATCCCAGCAGTTGGCTAACGATGTTGAATTCATAGCTCGTCGAACACGTCGCAAACAGCGCACCCACAAACAATCGAGTAGCCGTTTTTTGTTCAATTCCCTGGATGCTCAAGCTCAACAGCGTTTAGCCCAATGGCGTAAAGGTACACGCTGA
- a CDS encoding energy-coupling factor ABC transporter ATP-binding protein — MNTGATDIKPESAIRVQDLSFKWPQGTPVLQACSLEVPKGEFWMLLGTNGSGKSTLLRLLVGLLQPQSGELQIRQPVGFVFQNPDHQLVMPTVGADVAFGLVEEKLSPDQIIARVREALTAVNLLDLQRRPIYALSGGQKQRIAIAGAIARRCEVLLLDEPTALLDPDTQLDLVAQVRNLVKSRGLTALWVTHRLDELNYCDGAFLLEQGEVVDRGDPERLKQRLMQAPDIAI; from the coding sequence ATGAACACAGGGGCAACTGACATAAAACCTGAATCGGCAATTCGGGTGCAAGACCTTAGCTTCAAGTGGCCCCAAGGAACACCTGTTTTACAAGCTTGCTCTCTGGAGGTACCTAAGGGCGAATTCTGGATGCTGCTGGGGACGAATGGGAGTGGCAAATCTACGTTACTCCGATTATTGGTAGGGCTATTGCAACCTCAATCGGGTGAACTGCAAATTAGACAGCCCGTGGGATTTGTTTTCCAGAATCCCGACCATCAGCTCGTTATGCCTACGGTGGGGGCAGATGTGGCCTTTGGCTTGGTTGAAGAAAAACTTTCTCCAGATCAAATCATTGCCAGAGTGCGAGAGGCGTTAACCGCCGTTAATCTCCTAGATTTACAGCGACGCCCCATCTATGCTCTCAGTGGCGGTCAAAAACAGCGGATTGCCATTGCTGGTGCTATTGCACGTCGCTGTGAGGTCTTGCTACTAGATGAACCCACGGCTTTGCTCGATCCAGATACTCAACTGGATTTAGTGGCACAAGTCCGAAATCTGGTCAAAAGTCGTGGACTGACTGCTCTTTGGGTCACCCACCGCTTAGATGAGCTGAATTACTGTGACGGAGCCTTCTTATTGGAACAAGGTGAGGTGGTTGACCGAGGCGATCCAGAACGCCTGAAGCAGCGACTCATGCAAGCACCCGACATCGCTATTTAA